In one window of Mytilus trossulus isolate FHL-02 chromosome 7, PNRI_Mtr1.1.1.hap1, whole genome shotgun sequence DNA:
- the LOC134724599 gene encoding UBA-like domain-containing protein 2-B: MDNLREHVMVNHFVSATGCHAEQAKQCLAASNWQFQTALSLFFQESSIPTCRTCNGNHTQNANYPLCAPANTPATPPNFPDALLALSKLSTSSSQYATSPKQVANSPKGIEMEVQR; the protein is encoded by the exons ATGGATAACTTAAGAGAACATGTCATGGTGAATCATTTTGTCTCAGCTACGGGTTGTCACGCAGAACAAGCTAAGCAATGTCTGGCAGCATCCAATTGGCAGTTTCAG ACTGCcttaagtttattttttcaagAATCATCAATACCAACATGTCGAACGTGCAATGGAAATCACACACAGAACGCCAACTATCCA TTATGTGCACCTGCCAATACTCCAGCTACACCTCCAAATTTCCCAGATGCATTATTGGCATTGTCTAAATTATCAACCAGTTCTTCGCAGTATGCCACATCGCCTAAGCAAGTTGCCAATTCACCAAAAGGAATTGAAATGGAAGTTCAGCgataa